Proteins encoded in a region of the Candidatus Moanabacter tarae genome:
- the fabG_1 gene encoding 3-oxoacyl-[acyl-carrier-protein] reductase FabG translates to MDLGLSDRVAVVTGGSEGIGKATAVSLAAEGANVIILARTQSKLDSALEEIRSTAVGEVESISCNVTERVTVDRTFDRILRKWGKIDILINNAGYGNANSFNALNDELLGDDLKLKVYGAVYCSQAVLPSMRKGRWGRIINITTAAGKAASGSSVPTSMSRAAGIAMTKAMSKEYAADNVLVNTVCIGSIKSGQNDRHWEAMVAEGSKLTLDEYYANNGKGIPLGRVGEAREAGDLICFLASERASYISGTAINMDGGAAPVV, encoded by the coding sequence ATGGACCTAGGACTTTCGGATCGAGTGGCTGTTGTAACGGGAGGAAGCGAAGGAATAGGGAAAGCGACTGCAGTGTCGCTTGCAGCGGAGGGTGCGAACGTCATCATTCTGGCACGGACTCAAAGTAAGCTTGACTCTGCCTTGGAGGAAATTCGGTCGACTGCAGTAGGGGAAGTTGAGTCCATCAGCTGTAATGTTACAGAACGAGTGACGGTGGACAGGACGTTTGATCGAATCCTGCGGAAGTGGGGCAAGATCGATATCTTGATCAATAATGCGGGTTATGGAAACGCCAATAGTTTCAATGCCCTGAACGATGAATTGCTCGGAGACGATTTGAAGCTGAAAGTTTATGGTGCTGTTTATTGCTCACAGGCAGTATTGCCTAGTATGCGGAAAGGTCGGTGGGGTCGGATCATTAACATCACGACTGCTGCTGGCAAAGCGGCTTCCGGTTCAAGTGTTCCTACCTCAATGTCACGTGCTGCAGGTATCGCCATGACCAAAGCGATGTCGAAGGAATATGCGGCTGACAATGTCCTGGTGAACACCGTGTGCATTGGATCCATCAAGAGCGGTCAGAATGATCGCCATTGGGAAGCTATGGTTGCCGAGGGATCGAAATTAACACTCGACGAGTACTACGCGAACAACGGCAAGGGTATTCCTCTGGGTCGCGTTGGGGAAGCAAGAGAAGCGGGTGACCTGATTTGTTTTTTGGCATCGGAGCGGGCAAGTTACATATCGGGCACAGCAATCAATATGGACGGTGGAGCGGCACCGGTGGTGTAG